The following coding sequences are from one Veillonella rodentium window:
- a CDS encoding WecB/TagA/CpsF family glycosyltransferase: MSKRISVLSVPIDCLTMNEAIQRILQLTAAPGLHLVATANAEMVMLANENPTLHTILNNASLVVPDGAGILWAAERNGEHVPERVTGVDVTKELFKVAATHQIPVYCLGAAPGVAQRAIDNLSAEVGPLNIVGIHDGFFDSIEEQKIIKAIGDSKAKLVFVALGVPKQEQWISENLSHLDGVVAIGIGGSFDVLAGNIPRAPHWMQQNRLEWLYRLYLEPKRIGRMLAIPKFMWTVIRNK, encoded by the coding sequence TTGAGTAAACGTATTTCTGTTTTGTCTGTGCCTATTGATTGTTTAACAATGAATGAGGCGATTCAACGTATTTTACAACTAACTGCGGCGCCGGGGCTACATTTAGTGGCAACGGCTAATGCAGAAATGGTTATGTTGGCAAATGAAAATCCTACATTGCATACCATATTGAATAATGCTAGTCTTGTCGTACCGGATGGGGCTGGCATTTTATGGGCTGCAGAGCGTAACGGTGAACATGTACCGGAGCGTGTGACCGGTGTGGATGTAACGAAGGAATTATTTAAGGTTGCGGCGACTCACCAAATTCCTGTATACTGCTTAGGGGCGGCACCAGGTGTTGCTCAGCGAGCAATTGATAATTTATCTGCTGAAGTCGGCCCTTTGAATATTGTCGGAATTCATGATGGATTTTTCGATAGCATAGAAGAACAGAAAATCATAAAAGCCATTGGTGATTCCAAAGCCAAGCTTGTATTTGTTGCTTTAGGTGTTCCAAAACAGGAACAATGGATTTCAGAAAATTTGAGTCATCTCGATGGTGTGGTTGCCATCGGTATTGGTGGATCATTTGATGTTCTGGCCGGTAATATTCCTCGGGCTCCACATTGGATGCAGCAAAATCGACTTGAATGGTTGTATCGCCTATATTTAGAACCTAAACGGATCGGCCGAATGTTGGCTATTCCTAAGTTTATGTGGACGGTTATTAGAAATAAATAG
- the acpS gene encoding holo-ACP synthase codes for MRLGNDIIEIKRITDAINKSDRFLERLFTEAEIAYCESRNKGKYESYAGIYAAKEAFLKALGTGLRKGSWLDIEIAHDNLGAPFIRLQDVFKEIYDETGYKNILVSISHCQSYAMSTVIFEGD; via the coding sequence ATGAGGCTAGGTAATGATATTATTGAAATTAAACGTATTACCGATGCGATTAATAAATCTGACCGGTTTCTTGAACGTCTATTTACGGAGGCTGAAATAGCATATTGTGAAAGTCGTAATAAAGGAAAATATGAATCTTATGCGGGCATATATGCGGCAAAAGAGGCTTTTCTGAAGGCCTTAGGAACCGGATTGCGCAAAGGTTCCTGGTTAGATATAGAAATAGCCCATGATAATTTAGGGGCACCTTTCATTCGTTTACAAGATGTATTTAAGGAAATATATGATGAGACAGGATACAAGAATATTCTCGTATCTATCAGTCATTGCCAATCATATGCGATGAGTACGGTTATTTTTGAAGGAGATTAG
- a CDS encoding GerMN domain-containing protein, giving the protein MKLRKQVLSILCIGILAFAAGCGPEQSPTPGKSEPVQESKINKDAETTKTSNEKVKMVFFVPTEDGSGVKQKTVDMEANKVTPKAALLAMLEADRAQQYPVFSKDVEINSVTVKNGIASVEVNKAFVAAKGGDLTVKLQMAAIVNTLTSFDNINGVLFVSDGKKVDTIGGFDTSEPIKRMNDLIKK; this is encoded by the coding sequence ATGAAGTTACGTAAGCAAGTTTTATCGATCCTCTGTATTGGCATTCTCGCTTTTGCTGCAGGCTGTGGACCGGAACAATCACCGACTCCAGGTAAAAGTGAACCTGTACAGGAGTCAAAGATAAATAAGGATGCAGAAACAACAAAAACATCGAATGAGAAGGTAAAAATGGTATTCTTTGTTCCTACGGAAGATGGCTCCGGTGTTAAACAGAAAACTGTTGATATGGAAGCTAATAAGGTAACTCCAAAAGCAGCATTACTTGCAATGTTGGAAGCCGACCGAGCGCAACAGTATCCGGTATTCTCCAAGGATGTGGAAATCAATTCTGTTACGGTTAAGAACGGTATTGCTTCTGTTGAGGTCAATAAAGCCTTTGTTGCAGCCAAAGGTGGAGATTTAACAGTTAAATTACAAATGGCGGCGATTGTTAATACGTTGACGTCATTTGATAATATTAACGGTGTTCTCTTTGTGTCCGACGGGAAAAAGGTGGATACAATAGGCGGTTTTGATACAAGTGAACCGATAAAACGAATGAATGATCTTATTAAGAAATAA
- the surE gene encoding 5'/3'-nucleotidase SurE has product MHILMCNDDGILADGLRNLADYLGQFYRITVVAPAMEQSAKSHALTTENPLKLDAYNGEDENPRLYALTGTPSDCMKFGLSYLLTDDIPDLVVSGINHGFNLGSDVLYSGTVSAAMESCFYGIPGLALSVERYSPERAEEMHPFIHDLIEKIYVSGQFTGLLNVNFPLRGLCDWDHFKIVSQGLQTYSNIIDARINSRGQDYYWLAGELDYGAEAVPTDVEYARKGYITAVALTWKQQSDSDMEAVQKILYKK; this is encoded by the coding sequence ATGCATATTTTAATGTGTAATGATGACGGTATATTAGCCGATGGCTTACGTAACTTGGCTGATTATTTAGGACAGTTTTATCGTATTACCGTCGTGGCACCCGCTATGGAGCAAAGTGCCAAGTCACATGCATTGACTACGGAAAATCCTTTAAAGTTAGATGCATATAATGGCGAGGATGAAAATCCTCGCCTCTATGCACTAACAGGGACTCCGTCGGATTGTATGAAATTCGGTTTGAGTTATTTATTAACGGATGATATACCTGATTTAGTTGTCTCAGGTATTAATCATGGCTTCAATTTAGGTTCCGATGTGCTGTATTCAGGAACAGTATCCGCGGCTATGGAAAGTTGTTTTTACGGTATTCCCGGATTGGCATTATCCGTGGAGCGTTACTCCCCGGAAAGAGCGGAAGAGATGCATCCATTTATTCATGATTTGATAGAAAAAATCTATGTATCCGGTCAGTTTACGGGATTGTTGAATGTGAATTTTCCACTAAGAGGTCTATGTGATTGGGATCATTTTAAAATAGTGAGTCAAGGCTTACAAACATATAGTAATATCATTGATGCACGTATTAATTCGAGAGGTCAGGATTATTATTGGTTAGCCGGTGAACTGGATTATGGTGCGGAGGCTGTTCCGACTGATGTGGAATATGCTCGAAAGGGTTATATCACTGCTGTAGCTTTGACATGGAAACAACAATCCGATTCGGATATGGAAGCTGTTCAAAAAATTTTATATAAAAAATAA
- the pssA gene encoding CDP-diacylglycerol--serine O-phosphatidyltransferase: MNKSVIPNLFTAANLVFGVISITFSATGDSFAAAICILLSLVADGLDGRVARALGVAGPMGRELDSLSDVVGFGVAPAYMLYTKELFGLGWVAYIPLLVFAVLGAFRLARFNIKTDEVHGYFEGLPIPAAGCLAATYVLCGVSVPQLVLAVAMICVGILMVSEVKYPDFKGHSAVRINYIAIAVTLAFVVACLVYDWHTWAVMIFAGYVLFGLCNSAINIVRK, from the coding sequence GTGAATAAGTCTGTTATTCCTAATCTATTCACCGCTGCTAATTTAGTATTTGGTGTTATCAGTATCACTTTCTCTGCTACAGGAGATTCTTTTGCGGCAGCTATATGTATTTTGCTTTCTTTGGTCGCAGATGGCCTTGATGGTCGTGTGGCACGTGCATTGGGCGTAGCGGGCCCTATGGGACGCGAGTTGGATTCTTTATCCGATGTGGTCGGATTTGGTGTGGCTCCTGCCTATATGTTATATACGAAGGAGTTATTCGGTTTAGGTTGGGTAGCGTATATACCACTTTTGGTATTTGCCGTTTTAGGGGCCTTTCGCTTAGCTCGTTTTAACATTAAAACTGATGAAGTTCATGGATATTTTGAGGGGTTACCGATTCCTGCGGCCGGCTGTTTAGCGGCAACGTATGTATTGTGTGGTGTGTCGGTTCCTCAGCTTGTACTTGCGGTAGCCATGATTTGTGTGGGGATTCTCATGGTTAGCGAAGTAAAATATCCTGATTTTAAAGGTCATAGTGCGGTGCGCATTAACTACATCGCAATTGCCGTTACATTGGCTTTTGTAGTAGCATGTCTCGTGTATGACTGGCATACATGGGCTGTTATGATTTTTGCCGGGTATGTGTTGTTTGGGCTTTGTAACTCGGCCATAAATATAGTGCGTAAATAG
- a CDS encoding N-acetylmuramoyl-L-alanine amidase family protein gives MRKLFFICLAVLMVIPLLLTQAKAANLEDARWVTRTDAPAPYVRIVMDLSTPVKAAASISKDGKTTTVTLKNTKLKTAKRNITMDSSIANSAQFSQVGKDVTVTITTPSALDTGDVKVFSLKKDTVNKKPYRIVVDVQKKGAVSKPVYYGKKPSPSAHPAKNLPGGSGKYSTSGGLSGKTITIDPGHGGSDPGAIGPHGVQEKNITLPVSKYLKAALESRGAKVVMTRTSDVDVYGPNASGVDELGARVNVANANNSDALVSVHINSFNNPSVGGIATYYYSKTGNDLRLAQKVQSQIANTPGFGGDRGSQEGNLYVLRHSNMPAILVELGFISNPNEEKALQSPQTQEDFAKRIANGIASYFGG, from the coding sequence TTGCGTAAACTATTTTTTATTTGCCTTGCAGTCTTAATGGTTATACCCCTGTTATTGACTCAGGCAAAGGCGGCTAATCTTGAGGATGCTCGATGGGTGACAAGAACGGATGCACCAGCACCATACGTACGTATAGTTATGGATTTATCCACGCCTGTAAAAGCAGCCGCATCGATTAGCAAGGATGGGAAAACGACGACGGTTACCTTGAAAAATACCAAGTTGAAAACAGCGAAACGGAATATAACGATGGATTCCAGTATTGCTAATTCAGCTCAATTTTCTCAAGTGGGTAAAGATGTAACCGTAACGATTACAACACCTTCTGCCCTTGATACTGGTGATGTAAAAGTCTTTTCCTTGAAAAAAGATACGGTTAATAAAAAGCCGTATCGCATCGTTGTAGATGTACAAAAGAAAGGGGCCGTATCTAAGCCTGTTTATTATGGCAAGAAACCGTCACCTTCCGCACATCCGGCAAAGAATCTGCCTGGTGGTTCCGGTAAGTACTCTACATCGGGAGGTCTTTCCGGTAAAACTATTACTATCGATCCAGGTCATGGTGGTAGTGATCCGGGTGCTATCGGTCCTCATGGGGTACAAGAGAAGAATATCACATTGCCGGTTTCCAAATATTTGAAAGCCGCTTTGGAATCTCGTGGTGCCAAGGTTGTTATGACTCGTACATCCGATGTGGATGTATATGGTCCTAATGCGAGTGGTGTTGATGAATTGGGTGCTCGTGTTAATGTTGCGAATGCTAATAATTCCGATGCATTGGTTAGTGTTCATATCAATTCGTTTAATAATCCAAGTGTTGGTGGTATTGCTACATACTACTATAGCAAGACTGGTAATGATTTGCGATTGGCTCAAAAGGTACAATCTCAAATTGCTAATACTCCTGGTTTTGGCGGAGACCGCGGTAGTCAAGAAGGCAATTTATATGTATTGAGACATTCTAATATGCCTGCAATTCTTGTTGAACTCGGTTTCATTTCAAATCCTAATGAAGAAAAGGCATTACAATCGCCACAAACACAAGAGGATTTTGCAAAACGCATTGCCAATGGTATTGCGAGCTACTTTGGAGGTTAA
- the tsaE gene encoding tRNA (adenosine(37)-N6)-threonylcarbamoyltransferase complex ATPase subunit type 1 TsaE, giving the protein MNHKARVRLETHSVEDTQDFGKNLGKWLRKKRDSLCVALVGDLGTGKTHLAQGIAQGFGVTEEITSPTFAIMNTYTAESGPLYHFDVYRLDDVSELENIGFYEYTEEQISIVEWADKFRDELPDETLWINLKTIDDMSRSIILDSDHLEVDDLLEIGGHYVVGN; this is encoded by the coding sequence ATGAATCATAAAGCTCGGGTTCGATTAGAAACTCATTCGGTAGAAGATACACAGGATTTTGGTAAAAACTTGGGGAAATGGTTAAGAAAAAAAAGAGATTCGTTATGCGTAGCACTCGTCGGCGATCTGGGGACAGGCAAGACTCATCTGGCGCAAGGGATTGCTCAGGGATTCGGTGTAACGGAAGAGATTACAAGTCCTACCTTTGCAATTATGAATACATATACCGCAGAGTCCGGTCCCTTATATCATTTTGATGTGTATCGTTTAGACGATGTAAGTGAACTTGAAAACATCGGATTTTATGAATATACAGAGGAGCAGATCTCTATTGTAGAATGGGCGGACAAGTTTCGTGATGAATTACCGGATGAAACTTTGTGGATTAATTTAAAGACCATCGATGATATGAGTCGCTCGATTATACTTGATAGCGATCATCTTGAAGTGGATGATTTGTTGGAGATAGGAGGCCATTATGTGGTTGGGAATTGA
- a CDS encoding NAD(P)H-hydrate dehydratase, with protein sequence MHILTREDAQYIDHIVPTAFDIPLELLMENAGRGLVDALWGNYNLLQLDENNMQGRFVLFLCGCGNNGADGLVAARHLMEQGVPVRVVLCGNPDKGSTLFQSQLKRCKVMGCSVEVYDDFNDWSQAVVVVEGLVGTGLEGVLRSSTIEILHDIDIMRTQYGFDVWAIDVPAGLDATTGQISEGTLACDYTVTFGAMKQGLLLYPGKNVGGVCIVAPLGVPWQQMIEDRYKTFTIDNELAELLIEYRSDTAHKGVNGNLLIIGGSQDMVGAPILAGEAAVHSGAGKTTLAVPEKIQKIVQDRIIPEVMVTSITDDMSDLCHQRNVVAIGPGLGRTDEVKTLVQSVLTTCDNPLVFDADALYAMGHIGIVNTDALMSGDFNELYSVSKSIPLCVMTPHLGEFSRLIDMPVKWIEHNYVIVARAFAMAHNVVLVLKGIPSLVALPDGTVYINTIGNSGMGTGGMGDVLTGIISAFISQGYSLQDSAVLGVYVHSRSADLLSDNKPWGYTPSDVSLHIGQVIGELLGERK encoded by the coding sequence ATGCACATATTGACGCGAGAAGATGCACAATATATTGATCACATTGTTCCTACCGCTTTTGATATTCCTTTAGAGCTATTAATGGAAAATGCCGGCAGAGGTCTCGTAGATGCCTTGTGGGGAAATTATAATTTGCTTCAGCTGGATGAAAACAACATGCAGGGGCGTTTTGTGTTATTCCTTTGCGGTTGCGGTAATAATGGTGCGGATGGACTGGTTGCGGCACGTCATCTTATGGAACAAGGTGTACCTGTACGCGTTGTGCTTTGTGGGAATCCTGATAAGGGAAGTACTCTCTTTCAGAGTCAGTTAAAACGATGTAAGGTTATGGGATGCAGCGTGGAGGTATACGATGATTTTAATGATTGGAGTCAGGCCGTCGTTGTTGTGGAGGGCTTGGTAGGTACCGGACTGGAAGGTGTATTACGAAGTTCGACAATAGAGATTTTGCATGATATTGATATCATGAGAACTCAATATGGATTTGATGTATGGGCTATTGATGTACCTGCCGGCTTGGATGCGACGACGGGCCAGATTTCTGAAGGCACTTTAGCCTGTGATTATACGGTTACCTTCGGTGCAATGAAGCAGGGGCTATTGCTTTATCCGGGAAAAAATGTCGGAGGAGTTTGTATTGTTGCTCCTCTAGGAGTTCCTTGGCAGCAGATGATAGAGGATAGATATAAAACATTTACCATTGATAACGAATTAGCTGAGCTATTAATAGAGTATCGGTCCGATACGGCTCATAAAGGTGTAAATGGTAATTTGCTCATTATCGGCGGCTCACAGGATATGGTCGGGGCTCCTATATTGGCCGGTGAAGCTGCTGTTCATAGCGGCGCAGGTAAGACTACATTGGCTGTACCTGAAAAGATACAGAAAATTGTGCAAGACCGCATTATTCCTGAAGTTATGGTTACCTCTATAACGGATGATATGAGTGATTTATGTCATCAACGTAATGTTGTTGCCATCGGCCCGGGTTTGGGACGTACCGATGAGGTAAAAACACTGGTTCAATCTGTACTTACTACGTGTGATAACCCTTTGGTGTTTGATGCAGATGCATTATATGCAATGGGGCATATAGGTATTGTAAATACAGATGCCTTGATGTCAGGCGATTTTAATGAGTTATACTCTGTGTCAAAATCAATACCATTATGTGTGATGACGCCTCATTTGGGGGAATTCAGTCGCCTTATCGATATGCCTGTAAAGTGGATTGAACATAATTACGTAATAGTGGCTCGAGCTTTTGCAATGGCTCATAATGTTGTTCTTGTGTTGAAAGGTATACCATCTTTGGTGGCTTTACCGGATGGAACTGTATATATCAATACTATTGGAAATTCCGGAATGGGAACAGGCGGTATGGGAGATGTATTAACAGGGATTATTTCCGCTTTTATCAGTCAGGGGTATTCATTGCAGGATAGTGCTGTATTAGGCGTTTATGTACATAGCCGTAGTGCCGATCTCTTATCTGATAACAAGCCTTGGGGATATACGCCGAGTGACGTAAGTCTCCATATCGGACAGGTTATTGGTGAATTGTTGGGAGAACGGAAATGA
- the thiL gene encoding thiamine-phosphate kinase, with the protein MQLKQVGEFNFIRHIQSDTVYNPDTVIQGIGDDCAIYNTSEHVDQLISTDTMVEGVHFSFHYMMPYDVGYRLMSANLSDIAAMGGTPKQVVLSVAAPDYIDTDILAEIYRGIKDQCKKYGVNILGGDTVRIEGPMVWTVTIIGEVPQGCAVLRSGAQISDVVGVTNYLGYAATGLSALMYSLDGYTMTKIGHQRPEPQVFLGQRLRDLGVHSMNDISDGLASELNEIASASSVSIVIEEKAIPLHAETYALAEHLQTNPVDYALYGGEDFQLVFTAPKSLVPQLQDMDGISLIGEVLSGPTVVQMVTPDKTVKTIEAKGYNHFHES; encoded by the coding sequence ATGCAATTAAAACAGGTAGGAGAATTTAATTTCATACGTCATATTCAGAGTGATACCGTTTATAATCCGGATACGGTAATTCAAGGTATTGGTGATGATTGTGCCATTTACAATACTTCTGAGCATGTGGATCAGTTAATCAGTACGGATACAATGGTGGAAGGAGTTCATTTCAGCTTTCATTATATGATGCCCTATGATGTGGGATATCGCCTCATGTCAGCTAATTTAAGTGATATTGCTGCAATGGGGGGAACGCCTAAGCAAGTGGTTTTGTCTGTAGCTGCACCGGATTATATAGATACGGATATATTGGCTGAAATCTATAGAGGTATTAAAGATCAATGTAAGAAGTATGGCGTTAATATATTAGGTGGTGATACAGTACGTATCGAAGGACCTATGGTTTGGACAGTAACCATCATCGGTGAAGTACCGCAAGGATGTGCCGTATTACGTAGCGGAGCTCAAATCAGCGATGTGGTGGGCGTGACCAATTATTTAGGATATGCCGCCACCGGATTGAGTGCACTTATGTATTCACTGGATGGATATACTATGACCAAGATCGGGCATCAACGGCCGGAACCACAGGTTTTCTTGGGACAGAGATTACGAGACCTTGGGGTTCACAGTATGAATGATATCAGTGATGGTCTTGCCAGTGAGCTTAATGAAATTGCATCGGCCAGCTCGGTATCTATTGTTATTGAGGAAAAGGCGATTCCCTTACATGCGGAAACATATGCTTTAGCTGAACATCTACAGACTAATCCCGTAGATTATGCACTGTATGGAGGGGAAGATTTTCAGCTTGTCTTTACTGCACCGAAATCTTTAGTTCCTCAACTACAGGATATGGACGGTATTTCATTAATTGGTGAAGTGTTGTCGGGACCGACCGTTGTACAGATGGTAACGCCGGATAAAACGGTTAAAACTATTGAAGCGAAAGGATATAATCATTTTCATGAATCATAA
- a CDS encoding glycosyltransferase family 2 protein, which translates to MNYLLDLLLIPMQVIIVIYTIYYFVLAVIGMWRSRVHKNYTPKNSFAIVVCAHNEEAVVGELVKNLRSLDYPDELYDIFVVADNCTDKTAEVAEAAGANVHVRVNRDEVGKGYAMGWMFDRVEKMDTHYDAFLVFDADNLVHPQFMLEMNDHLEKGESVIQGYLNSKNPTDSWVAGTFSIAFWMVNHMWHLAKYRVGLSTALGGTGMCIRTSVIREYGWDCNSLTEDMEFSMKLLTHGVRTCWAHDAIVYDEKVTTMMASCRQRLRWAQGQFDCAGRYIPKLFAIGIKTGNLMILDGIFQVSQPYFLLVTTIYLVLSYINAYIPIYTNILYQILPMSVWTIIGVGQYLFPLVVLLKIKVPPKIWFYYLLYPLFVYSWIPVNILGFFRRHNKVWSHTQHTRAVGLYDVKLTRMGDMNKKCSK; encoded by the coding sequence ATGAATTACCTACTGGATCTATTATTGATTCCTATGCAGGTAATAATCGTGATTTATACGATTTATTATTTTGTACTAGCCGTTATTGGTATGTGGCGGTCACGGGTACATAAAAATTACACACCGAAGAATTCTTTTGCCATTGTGGTATGTGCACATAATGAGGAAGCTGTAGTGGGAGAGCTGGTAAAAAATTTACGCAGCTTGGATTATCCTGATGAACTATATGATATTTTTGTTGTAGCTGATAACTGTACCGATAAGACTGCAGAGGTTGCGGAAGCTGCAGGTGCCAATGTGCATGTGCGCGTCAACAGAGATGAAGTCGGCAAAGGGTATGCCATGGGATGGATGTTTGACCGCGTTGAGAAAATGGATACCCATTATGATGCATTTCTTGTTTTTGATGCCGATAATTTAGTACATCCTCAATTTATGTTAGAAATGAATGATCATTTAGAGAAGGGCGAGTCCGTTATTCAAGGATATCTTAACTCTAAGAATCCTACAGATTCATGGGTGGCAGGAACATTTTCGATTGCCTTCTGGATGGTTAATCATATGTGGCATCTGGCAAAATATCGGGTTGGCTTATCTACTGCTTTAGGTGGAACCGGCATGTGTATTCGTACGTCTGTTATCAGAGAATACGGGTGGGATTGCAACAGTTTGACGGAAGATATGGAGTTTTCCATGAAATTATTGACTCATGGTGTTCGTACCTGTTGGGCTCATGATGCTATTGTTTATGATGAAAAGGTGACGACCATGATGGCATCTTGCCGGCAGCGTTTACGATGGGCACAAGGCCAGTTTGATTGTGCAGGGCGGTATATACCAAAACTGTTTGCTATAGGCATTAAAACGGGAAATCTTATGATTTTGGACGGTATATTCCAGGTGAGCCAACCGTATTTCTTATTGGTGACTACTATATATTTAGTGTTATCTTATATTAATGCGTATATACCTATTTATACCAATATTCTGTATCAGATTTTGCCGATGTCTGTATGGACAATCATCGGTGTAGGACAATACCTGTTCCCGCTTGTAGTATTGTTAAAAATTAAGGTGCCGCCTAAGATCTGGTTCTATTATTTGTTATATCCTTTATTTGTATATTCGTGGATTCCCGTTAATATTTTGGGCTTCTTCAGACGGCATAATAAGGTGTGGTCTCACACGCAGCATACACGTGCGGTAGGCTTATATGATGTCAAATTGACTCGTATGGGCGATATGAATAAAAAGTGCAGTAAATAG
- a CDS encoding ComEC/Rec2 family competence protein: protein MTYKIQRLLTFLLLLCIPVLAIAGCKSTDVANAATNTVITSSKEYSIDTKTTTPEGHLDIYMLDIGQGDAILLKIGDEYSMIDTGDIEHRENIVAQLKSMGVTKLKNVIITHPHADHMGGFLAITKAMPIEHVYDDGITVDNNMYKTYERWIEKNKIQRSTLKNGDVVDFGHGAVFVVYAPWNETLTDKKGEPDLNNNSIVGKLIFGKFSMLFTGDAEIQEEKKLVKELNSKLFARILKVGHHGSRTSSSEDFLKSIKPESALISNGMYNKYGHPHDVTLRRLQENNIAIYRTDTMGRIHISTDGNEWQITTER, encoded by the coding sequence ATGACATATAAAATACAACGCTTATTAACCTTTCTATTGCTTTTATGTATTCCGGTTCTTGCCATTGCCGGATGCAAGTCGACAGATGTCGCCAATGCGGCAACCAATACTGTAATAACATCATCTAAGGAATATTCAATCGATACGAAAACGACGACACCTGAGGGGCATCTTGATATATATATGCTCGATATCGGTCAAGGTGATGCCATTTTGCTTAAAATAGGTGATGAGTACAGTATGATTGATACAGGTGATATAGAACATCGTGAGAATATCGTGGCTCAACTGAAATCAATGGGGGTTACGAAGCTTAAAAATGTAATTATTACCCATCCCCATGCAGATCATATGGGCGGATTCTTGGCAATTACGAAAGCAATGCCTATTGAGCATGTTTATGATGACGGTATCACCGTAGATAACAATATGTATAAAACTTATGAACGATGGATTGAAAAAAATAAGATTCAACGTTCGACTTTAAAAAATGGTGATGTGGTGGATTTTGGACATGGGGCTGTCTTTGTAGTTTATGCGCCGTGGAATGAAACGCTTACCGATAAAAAAGGAGAGCCGGATCTTAATAATAATTCGATTGTAGGAAAATTGATTTTCGGCAAATTTTCAATGCTCTTTACGGGCGATGCAGAAATACAAGAAGAGAAAAAATTGGTGAAAGAACTGAATTCCAAGCTCTTTGCACGTATTTTGAAGGTAGGACATCACGGATCTCGCACGAGCAGTTCGGAAGATTTTTTGAAATCTATCAAGCCGGAGAGTGCATTAATCTCAAATGGCATGTATAATAAGTATGGTCATCCTCACGATGTGACATTGCGTCGTTTGCAGGAAAACAATATTGCTATTTACCGTACGGATACGATGGGACGTATTCACATTAGTACGGATGGGAATGAATGGCAAATTACTACAGAGAGGTAG
- a CDS encoding phosphatidylserine decarboxylase family protein has translation MPTGPIIKEGFPLIGAMLVLSAVLAFFGYYIIAIIPFILALFFINFFRNPKRVIPQDPDLILSPADGKIMDISDVYEDIYLHRECKKVTIFLSVFDVHANRAPIGGKITYRHYTMGSFLPAFKEDVGFENERHTICIENDRTAVLVTQIAGLLARRIVSWTDLDSMLERGQLYGMIKFGSCTELYMDKDVELFVEKGQHITGGDTVIGRLRRE, from the coding sequence GTGCCTACAGGACCAATTATAAAAGAAGGGTTCCCGCTGATTGGTGCTATGCTCGTTCTTTCAGCGGTATTGGCGTTTTTTGGATATTATATTATTGCTATTATTCCTTTTATCTTGGCTTTATTCTTTATTAATTTTTTTAGAAATCCAAAACGCGTTATCCCTCAAGATCCGGATTTAATTCTATCCCCTGCGGATGGTAAAATCATGGATATTTCAGATGTTTATGAAGATATATATCTACATCGGGAATGTAAGAAAGTTACCATATTCTTATCCGTATTTGATGTACATGCCAATAGAGCACCTATCGGAGGAAAGATTACATATCGTCATTACACGATGGGAAGTTTTTTGCCTGCCTTTAAAGAAGATGTAGGTTTTGAAAATGAACGACATACAATTTGTATCGAAAATGATCGTACTGCTGTGTTGGTAACACAAATTGCAGGGCTTTTAGCTCGACGCATCGTATCTTGGACAGATCTTGACAGTATGCTTGAGCGAGGACAATTGTACGGAATGATAAAATTCGGTTCTTGTACGGAGCTGTACATGGACAAGGATGTAGAGTTGTTCGTGGAAAAAGGTCAACATATTACGGGTGGAGATACCGTTATAGGGAGGTTGCGTCGTGAATAA